A window of Lujinxingia sediminis contains these coding sequences:
- a CDS encoding flavodoxin domain-containing protein has product MAHQNTIALIYSSQEGQTEKIAGHLADYFKNKAYPVELLDVDDIPDDFSADAYAGVILGGSIHIGRFSKTLIRFAKANRHALNQVANAFFSVSLSAAGDDDESRQEVHHYFDVFWEATGWQPILMAAFAGAMPFSRYGFMKRMIMRSAGRRAEGGEKLDTSKDYEYTDWASVDAFGDHFIDQLATRQTHSEAPSAP; this is encoded by the coding sequence GTGGCACACCAGAACACCATCGCCTTGATCTACAGCAGCCAGGAAGGCCAGACCGAGAAGATCGCCGGGCATCTGGCCGACTACTTTAAAAACAAAGCGTATCCCGTCGAACTTCTGGATGTGGACGACATCCCCGACGACTTCTCTGCGGACGCCTACGCCGGGGTGATTCTCGGCGGCTCCATTCATATCGGGCGTTTCTCAAAAACGCTGATACGTTTTGCCAAAGCGAATCGTCACGCGTTGAACCAGGTGGCAAACGCCTTCTTTTCGGTGAGCCTCTCGGCGGCCGGAGACGACGACGAGAGCCGCCAGGAGGTGCACCACTACTTCGACGTCTTTTGGGAAGCGACCGGCTGGCAGCCGATACTTATGGCGGCCTTCGCCGGCGCGATGCCCTTCTCGCGCTACGGCTTTATGAAACGCATGATCATGCGCTCGGCCGGGCGCCGGGCCGAAGGCGGCGAGAAACTCGATACGAGTAAAGACTACGAGTACACCGACTGGGCTTCGGTCGACGCCTTCGGCGACCATTTTATCGACCAGCTCGCGACCCGGCAGACCCACTCGGAAGCACCGAGTGCGCCGTGA
- a CDS encoding DNA cytosine methyltransferase — protein sequence MMETTLPEQISLLSETVETYRVVDVFSGCGGMTLGFVKPTSTREEIHGRFEPVWAVDYDANAIDSYRANFDADGAHSVCADVRELFEAGVDVPAADVVIGGPPCQGFSLLNKKKAGDERRELWWYFMEAVRLSGARVVVMENVRQLISSPEFQQILERLRELGFAHVTAHVLTAADYGAPQLRHRTILMASRVGPISLPRPSHLNPSVLKNVSAQRREELGLRPWRTVKDAIGDLPEPEGDVVKRRGVHDLHVNRNPTAKSMERYKAVPPGGNRFDLLANRPDITPNCWKKKKSGGTDLFGRLWWDKPSVTVRTEFYKPEKGRYLHPVQHRPITLREGARLQSFPDDFVFCGKARNALSTQIGNAVPPLLAEAIANEVQRTLSGQTTKTYVDNTNALFQELLGEDVGKGYL from the coding sequence ATGATGGAAACAACCTTACCGGAACAGATTTCGTTGCTCTCCGAGACCGTTGAAACCTATCGGGTGGTCGATGTGTTCAGCGGATGTGGCGGGATGACGCTCGGTTTCGTCAAACCGACGTCCACGAGAGAGGAGATTCACGGCCGATTTGAGCCCGTCTGGGCTGTTGATTACGACGCGAATGCGATCGACTCGTATCGCGCGAATTTCGACGCCGATGGTGCACACTCGGTATGCGCGGATGTTCGCGAGCTTTTTGAAGCGGGCGTCGATGTGCCCGCAGCCGACGTCGTGATCGGGGGGCCCCCCTGCCAGGGGTTCTCGCTGTTAAACAAGAAAAAAGCGGGCGATGAGCGGCGCGAACTCTGGTGGTACTTCATGGAGGCGGTGCGGCTATCGGGAGCCCGAGTCGTCGTCATGGAGAACGTCCGTCAGCTCATATCCTCGCCGGAGTTTCAGCAGATCCTTGAGCGCCTTCGTGAGCTGGGTTTCGCTCACGTCACGGCGCACGTGCTGACGGCGGCGGATTATGGTGCGCCCCAGCTGCGTCATCGCACGATTTTGATGGCATCTCGGGTGGGCCCCATCTCGCTTCCTCGCCCCTCCCACCTGAATCCAAGTGTGTTGAAGAACGTGTCTGCTCAACGTCGTGAAGAGCTGGGTCTTCGGCCCTGGCGAACGGTTAAAGACGCGATTGGAGATTTGCCTGAGCCGGAAGGCGACGTCGTTAAACGACGAGGGGTCCATGACCTGCATGTAAATCGTAATCCGACCGCGAAGAGCATGGAGCGCTATAAAGCAGTGCCTCCCGGCGGGAATCGATTTGATCTGTTGGCCAATCGACCTGATATCACGCCGAATTGCTGGAAAAAGAAGAAGTCCGGCGGCACCGATCTCTTCGGGCGTCTGTGGTGGGATAAGCCCTCCGTTACCGTCCGGACCGAGTTTTATAAACCGGAGAAAGGGCGGTACCTGCACCCGGTCCAACATCGGCCTATAACCCTGAGAGAAGGGGCGAGGCTCCAGTCTTTTCCAGATGACTTCGTGTTTTGCGGAAAGGCACGCAATGCGCTCTCCACTCAAATTGGAAATGCGGTGCCCCCACTACTTGCCGAGGCCATTGCGAATGAAGTTCAGCGCACGTTAAGTGGACAAACGACAAAAACATACGTGGATAACACGAACGCTCTTTTTCAAGAGCTCTTGGGTGAAGATGTAGGTAAAGGTTATTTATGA
- a CDS encoding PhnA domain-containing protein — MTDARLTHDLVDRSGNICELCGAHHELAPFGVAPFEAESAEHAALLCAGCRTQISGEDAELDPTHWFCLQEAIWSPVAPVQVLSYRLLHRLAPRATWAADLLAQAYLPDEVLAWAEEGIHTPDDDAPRTLDSNGTELSEGDAVTLIKDLDVKGTSFVAKRGTLVKGIHLTDNPEHVEGRVNGTVIVLKTMFLKKA; from the coding sequence ATGACCGACGCCCGACTGACACACGACCTGGTAGACCGTTCCGGGAACATCTGCGAGCTCTGCGGCGCCCACCACGAGCTTGCCCCCTTCGGAGTGGCCCCCTTCGAGGCCGAGAGCGCCGAACACGCCGCCCTGCTCTGCGCCGGCTGCCGCACCCAGATCAGCGGCGAGGACGCCGAACTCGATCCGACCCACTGGTTCTGCCTGCAGGAGGCCATCTGGAGCCCGGTGGCACCGGTGCAGGTTTTGAGCTACCGGCTCTTGCACAGGCTGGCCCCCCGCGCCACCTGGGCGGCCGACCTGCTGGCCCAGGCCTACCTCCCCGACGAGGTGCTTGCCTGGGCCGAAGAGGGAATCCACACCCCCGACGATGACGCCCCGCGCACCCTCGACAGCAACGGCACCGAGCTCAGCGAGGGCGACGCCGTCACCCTGATCAAAGACCTCGACGTCAAAGGCACCTCCTTTGTGGCCAAGCGCGGCACCCTGGTCAAAGGCATCCACCTCACCGACAACCCCGAACACGTCGAGGGCCGCGTCAACGGCACGGTGATCGTGCTCAAGACGATGTTTTTGAAGAAGGCCTGA
- a CDS encoding HNH endonuclease, whose protein sequence is MQEEGEFPLDRVDVEAMRPDDYVLLSTTQDRNGAKRWKLANDIRKRKDLGIKDRILLYLRHNVGEEVTGEELKYVARKGSEWARRVRELRTEEGWSISTRFSGRPDLAAGIYVLEDERQLPAHDRYISDSTRRQVLRRDSYQCQDCGWTYEEWNPSDPRHLELHHIEHHADGGSNTEGNLVTLCHVCHDVRHQLDG, encoded by the coding sequence ATGCAAGAAGAAGGAGAGTTCCCGCTCGACCGGGTGGACGTCGAGGCTATGCGGCCCGACGACTATGTTCTTCTCAGCACCACTCAAGATCGAAATGGCGCCAAGCGTTGGAAATTGGCAAACGATATCCGTAAGCGCAAAGACCTGGGGATCAAAGATCGAATTCTACTCTACTTAAGGCACAACGTCGGTGAAGAGGTGACCGGCGAAGAGCTCAAGTATGTCGCCAGAAAGGGCTCCGAGTGGGCGCGGCGCGTTCGGGAGCTGCGCACGGAAGAGGGGTGGTCGATCTCTACTCGCTTTTCCGGGCGTCCTGATCTGGCGGCAGGTATCTACGTGCTCGAAGATGAGCGTCAGCTCCCCGCCCATGACCGATATATCTCGGATAGTACGCGTCGCCAGGTGTTACGACGAGACAGCTATCAATGTCAGGACTGCGGTTGGACTTATGAAGAGTGGAACCCGTCGGATCCTCGGCACCTTGAGCTTCATCATATCGAGCATCACGCTGATGGGGGCTCGAATACAGAAGGTAATTTGGTGACCTTGTGCCATGTTTGTCATGATGTGAGGCATCAGTTGGATGGGTGA
- a CDS encoding hemin-degrading factor: MLNTHTTESSHLLNQLLALKENEPTIRARRAAERLGVSEGELLASQVGQGVVRLEGDFKEMIKGFEAFGEVMALTRNASAVHEVHGRYEDISFDGQAGLVLNPMIDLRLFMWSWHHGFAVEVPFRNGVRKSLQFFDIDGTAVHKVYLTKKSDEAAWDSFVQEHTAADQTPHLEAKTKKAKDPETPDAEIDREAFETTWRELQDTHDFFGMLREFGVTRTQAMRLAPEGYARKVSNESAVTVLEKAREQELPIMVFVGSKGCIQIYSGQVNKLVRTGEWFNVLDPAFNLHLKDGDIAQAWVVTKPTVDGDVTALEVFDKDGEVIALFFGARKPGIPEIGAWRELAHAL; the protein is encoded by the coding sequence ATGCTAAACACCCACACCACCGAATCCTCGCACCTTCTCAACCAGCTCCTCGCCCTCAAAGAGAACGAGCCCACCATCCGCGCTCGCCGCGCCGCCGAGCGCCTCGGTGTGAGCGAGGGCGAGCTCCTCGCCAGCCAGGTAGGCCAGGGCGTGGTGCGCCTGGAGGGGGATTTTAAGGAGATGATCAAGGGCTTTGAGGCCTTTGGTGAGGTCATGGCGCTCACCCGCAACGCGTCGGCGGTGCACGAGGTGCACGGTCGCTACGAAGATATCTCCTTTGACGGGCAGGCTGGCCTTGTGCTCAACCCGATGATCGATCTGCGCCTCTTTATGTGGTCCTGGCATCACGGCTTTGCGGTGGAAGTTCCCTTCCGCAACGGCGTGCGCAAGAGCCTGCAGTTCTTCGACATCGACGGCACCGCCGTGCACAAGGTCTACCTGACCAAAAAGAGCGACGAGGCCGCCTGGGATTCTTTCGTTCAGGAGCACACCGCCGCCGACCAGACTCCCCACCTGGAAGCGAAGACCAAAAAAGCAAAAGACCCGGAGACTCCCGACGCCGAGATCGATCGGGAGGCTTTTGAGACGACCTGGCGCGAGCTTCAAGACACCCACGACTTCTTCGGCATGCTGCGCGAGTTCGGCGTGACCCGCACCCAGGCCATGCGCCTGGCCCCCGAGGGCTACGCCCGCAAGGTCAGCAACGAGAGCGCGGTCACCGTGCTCGAGAAGGCCCGCGAGCAGGAGCTCCCCATCATGGTGTTCGTGGGCAGCAAGGGCTGCATCCAGATCTACAGCGGCCAGGTCAACAAGCTCGTGCGCACCGGAGAGTGGTTCAACGTGCTCGACCCGGCGTTTAACCTGCACCTCAAAGACGGCGACATCGCCCAGGCCTGGGTGGTCACCAAACCCACCGTCGACGGCGACGTCACCGCCCTGGAGGTCTTCGATAAGGATGGCGAGGTCATCGCCCTCTTCTTCGGGGCCCGCAAGCCGGGGATTCCGGAGATTGGAGCCTGGCGGGAGCTGGCGCACGCGCTCTGA